The stretch of DNA AACCTCGTAATTGGCAGCTACCAGCTTTTCGTCGGCTTTCTGTTGTTGCTCGCTCTGGGCTTTGCCGGGCGGTGTCACAAACGCGCTTGTATACGCATTGCGAAGTTGAACCGGCACGTTCAGAACCAGCAGAATCGACACCACCAGAATGAGTCGGGTAGGGGCGTTACGAAACAGCAGCAGCGGAAACCCCAGCATAGCGTAGATACTCAGAATATCGCCCCGCCAATGGAGGTGGTGCAGCAGGCCAATAGCTCCCAGAATAACCAACCGCCAGGCAAACCGCCGGAGAAATGACCCGTCGGAATCTGTTGACCGGGTGAGCATGAGCGCGAAACTCAGCCCGAACAGAAAAGAGAAAAAGGTGTAAAATTTGCCACTGACGAAGATGCCGGTAAAGGTCTGGACAATGGTATTGGCAACACCCTCGCCGTTAATGGCATAAACAGAGCCGGGCAGCGGTCCACCATCGAACCAGACGCAGGTATGGGCAACTAAAATGCCAAACAGAGCAAAACCGCGCAACGCATCAACGACCTGAATACGGGCAGTTTTGTCAGTTTGTAGGGAGTGAGTCAATGTACCGGCAGATTCCATGAGGTAAAGGTTTATAGTATTAGTAGGCAATACAAGCTACCTTGCATTGATAAACCAAGCAGTACTACATGAACGACCGAAAAATGAGGATGAACGTTGCATAGATTGGGCAACACTATAGCTTTGTTCAGATAGTTTATACGACATCGTATTGGCAAATGGCTGACGCGCGTGGAGACGCAAAGGGTTGCGTCTCTACAATTGATCGGCGTAGAGACGCAACCCTTTGCGTCTCACCCGCGCCAGCCATTTTTGCCGATGCGATGTCAAATTGGTATTAATTCTGTTGATTTATGGCAAACAAGACGCCTGTATTTCACCCGCACGTTAAAGACGGTTTCAAAAGCCCGGCGTATTCGCCCGGCGTTATCTGCGATGGCTGGCTGTACGTATCGGGCCAAACGCCCATTGATTACCCATCGGGGCAGGTGATGCTTGGCACCATCGAAAGCGAAACACGCAAGGTGATGAGCAATATCCTTGAGATTCTGGAAGGGGCAGGCTGCTCGTTCGACGATGTGGTGAAAACGACGGTTCATTTAGCCGATATTGCCGACTTCGAGATTTACAATGCCGTGTATGCCAGCTACTTTACGGGTGTATTGCCCGCCCGAACCACCGTGCAGTCGGTGCTGAACCGGGGCATTAAAGTCGAAATTGACGTGGTTGCTAAAGTGCCGGAACAATGAGTTGGTACGAAGTAAAAAATGCGGACGCTATTCCTTCGCCCGCGCTGCTGGTGTACCCCGACCGGGTGCAGGAAAACATTCAGCATGCCGTGCAGATTGCGGGCAGTCCGGCCCGGCTGTGGCCGCACGTCAAGACGCACAAGATGCGGGTCGTTACCGACAGGCTGCTGGCCGCAGGCATTCGGTCGTTCAAATGCGCGACACTGAAGGAAGCCCGGATGCTGGCCGAAGCCGGAACCGACCTCGCCGAAATCATCAGCGTATTGGTAGCCTACCCGCTCGTGGGTCCGGCAATAGCGCAGTTGACCGGGTTGCGGGCCGAGTTTCCAAACGTTCATTTTGCCTGTCTGACCGATAACCGGGTGTCGGCGCAACGGCTGTCGGATGCGTTCGCGGCCAACCCGCTCGATGTATTTCTGGACCTGAACGTAGGCATGAACCGAACGGGCATCAAGCCCACCGACGCGCCCGCTCTATACCATTTCTGCGCCACGCTGCCGAATGTTCGCGTAGCGGGGCTGCACGCTTACGACGGGCATATCCGTGATACTGACCTCATGCAACGCACACAACGAACCGACGAATCATTTGCGCTGGCCGATGGCGTTCGGCAGGCCATTGCCGATGCTGGCGGGCCAACGTTGCCGCTTATTATGGGTGGAACGCCGAGTTTTTCGTGCCATGCTCAACGGCCCGACGTGTTGCTCAGTCCCGGCACGTTTGTGTTTTGGGATGCGGGCTACGGCCAAACGCTGCCCGATTTACCATTTATATGGGCGGCTGCGCTGCTGATGCGCGTGATTTCGGTAGTTGACGAACAGACGCTTTGTCTCGATTTGGGCCACAAGTCAGTAGCCGCCGAGAATCCGCTGCCACGCGTGGTGTTTCTGAACGAACCCGACGCGCAACCTATTGGTCAAAGTGAAGAACATGTAGTAGTTCGCATCGCCAATGCCCATCGGTTCACACCCGGCGACGTATGGTACGGCGTTCCGATTCACATCTGCCCAACAGTCAATTTGTATGACTCGGTTAATGTAATTTCTGATAATCAGGTAGTTGATAACTGGCTCGTAACAGCACGCGGACACTAATGCTCATCATCGACACGCATCTCGATCTGGCTTTGAACGCCTTGGAATGGAACCGCGATTACCGGCAACCCGTGTCGGCCATACGAGCGTGGGAGCGGGGCATGACCGATAAAATTGACCGGGGCAACAACGTGGTCTCGTTGCCCGATTTGCGCCGGGGTCAGATTGGTCTGGTGGTTGCCACGCAGATTGCCCGTGTCAACAGCGACAATGGCAACCTGCCGGGCGCGGGCTGGAACTCACCGGCGCAGGCATGGGCCACCACGCAGGCGCAGCGGGCCTGGTACGAAGCCATGTGCGACGCTGGTGAAATGACTCAAATCCGCACCCGCGCCGACCTCGACGCACATATGGCTCACTGGCATGGCGATAGCGTATCGAACGACCCAAAGCCGGTGGGCTATGTGCTAAGTCTGGAAGGGGCCGACTCGCTCATTGATCTATCGTACCTCGAACGCGCCTATGCCTATGGCTTGCGGGCGATTGGCCCGGCGCACTACGGCCCCGGTCGGTATGCACCCGGCACGGGGCTGAGCGGGCCGCTGACATCGCTGGGCCGTGATCTGCTGCGCGAAATGGACCGGCTCGGTATGATTTTAGACGTAACCCATCTCACCGACGAAGGCTTTGCCGAAGCGATGAACCTCTACAAAGGGCCGGTTTGGGCCAGCCACCACAACTGCCGGACGTTGGTACCGCATCAACGCCAACTAACTGACCATCAGATTCGGGCGTTGCTGGAGCGGGGCAGCGTAATTGGCGGCTGTTTCGATGCCTGGATGATGAAGCCCGGTTTTACGCAGCGCAAAAGTAATCCCGCCGACTTTGACATCACGCTCGAAACCATCGTAGACCATTACGACCACATTTGCCAGTTAGTCGGCAATTCGCTTCACTGCGCTATTGGCTCCGACCTCGACGGCACCTTTGGCCGCGAACAATCGCCTACCGACCTCGACACTATCGCCGA from Spirosoma montaniterrae encodes:
- a CDS encoding D-TA family PLP-dependent enzyme; its protein translation is MSWYEVKNADAIPSPALLVYPDRVQENIQHAVQIAGSPARLWPHVKTHKMRVVTDRLLAAGIRSFKCATLKEARMLAEAGTDLAEIISVLVAYPLVGPAIAQLTGLRAEFPNVHFACLTDNRVSAQRLSDAFAANPLDVFLDLNVGMNRTGIKPTDAPALYHFCATLPNVRVAGLHAYDGHIRDTDLMQRTQRTDESFALADGVRQAIADAGGPTLPLIMGGTPSFSCHAQRPDVLLSPGTFVFWDAGYGQTLPDLPFIWAAALLMRVISVVDEQTLCLDLGHKSVAAENPLPRVVFLNEPDAQPIGQSEEHVVVRIANAHRFTPGDVWYGVPIHICPTVNLYDSVNVISDNQVVDNWLVTARGH
- a CDS encoding dipeptidase, which gives rise to MLIIDTHLDLALNALEWNRDYRQPVSAIRAWERGMTDKIDRGNNVVSLPDLRRGQIGLVVATQIARVNSDNGNLPGAGWNSPAQAWATTQAQRAWYEAMCDAGEMTQIRTRADLDAHMAHWHGDSVSNDPKPVGYVLSLEGADSLIDLSYLERAYAYGLRAIGPAHYGPGRYAPGTGLSGPLTSLGRDLLREMDRLGMILDVTHLTDEGFAEAMNLYKGPVWASHHNCRTLVPHQRQLTDHQIRALLERGSVIGGCFDAWMMKPGFTQRKSNPADFDITLETIVDHYDHICQLVGNSLHCAIGSDLDGTFGREQSPTDLDTIADLQTLHGTLKRRGYSETDVENIFYGNALRFLSSALPAS
- a CDS encoding RidA family protein, encoding MANKTPVFHPHVKDGFKSPAYSPGVICDGWLYVSGQTPIDYPSGQVMLGTIESETRKVMSNILEILEGAGCSFDDVVKTTVHLADIADFEIYNAVYASYFTGVLPARTTVQSVLNRGIKVEIDVVAKVPEQ